ATTATATCGGCGGTGCCGATGCGATCGATCTGCTCGAGAACATCGGGATGGAGTACGGTTTTTTCTGTCATGGTTATCACCCTTACCTTCGCAGCTGTCCTACCGTCTATATCGACCGAAGATTCGAAAACTATATGCGTTATTCAGCGGTTGGTTAAACATCTTTTGATTTACACCGATTCGATCCGGGCTTTTAAATCGGGCGCCGCGGTACTACAATATAGTGTAGGTTTTAACATTGCGGGGTGTAAATTAAAGGAACGCTGCATATGGGATTGAATTTACTTGAGAAGCTTTCAATGGCTGACTATATCGAGCCGTGGCCGGTAGAGCTTATTGACTTTATGGCGCCGGAAACTCGGGTAATATACAGCGACGTCGACGGGACGCTGCTCGGGCCGGGTGGCTGTCTCTTTAAGGATGAGCGAAGTGTCTTTACCGGCTCCGTCGCCCAAGCAGTGCTGCAGTGTCATCTGAACAGTATCGACGTCGTGCTCGTCTCGGGGCGCAACCGCCACCAGCTTTTCTCCGATGCTCGAATTTTGGGCTTTACCAATTGGATCGCCGAGCTTGGCTGCCAGATCGTCTACAGCCGCGGCGAAGTCGTGCTCTTAAATGTAGGGGATTTTCCGATCACCAAGAGCTCGGTTTGGCATGAGATCGACCGGTGTGGCGCGCCTAAGCTTTTACTTGAAACCTTCAAAGGCCGCCTTGAATACCATCTACCTTGGTCGGAAGGACGCGAGTGCACACACCTGCTTCGCGGGCGCATCGATTGCGGTGCGGCGAACGCTCTTCTTGCCGGCCACGGGCACGGCGAGCTAAAAGTAATCGATAACGGCCTGGTCCACCGGCGCAGTTCTGCACTGGCCGCAGACATCCGGGAAGTTCATGCGTACCACCTGTTGCCTAAGGCCAGTAGTAAGTCATCGGCCGTGCGCAAAGACCGCGAAACCCGCGATATTCCAAAGGACCTCACGGCGGCCATCGGGGATTCTATCGCCGACCTCGAACTCGCCAATGAAGTCGGCGTGCTGTTTTTAGTGCGCAATGCGGTGATCGCCAACCCTGAGCTACTCGAGCGCATTAAGGATTATCCGAATGTTTTTATCACTCATGAGGCGATGGGGTTAGGTTGGGCTGAGGCGATAGACTTTCTCATCGGCCGGAAATCCCATTAGGGGTTAACGAGCGCTTATCGTTTTTCCGCTAGATTTGCTATCAAAACGATCTTCTCACCATTTAGCGCCGCCGCAAGTGACGCGTCATTTTCTTCGATAAGGTGCCGGAACTCTTCCGGGGAGTACTGGATGTATTGGAGTTTTCTCCCGAGTGTTGTCTCAACATCAGGCACAATCATGTCAATCTCGTGGCGGGCTACCGTTCCAATGATTACGGTATCGATGCTTTCGGCCCTGTCGTGTTCCGGGCCAGCAAACTCACCGTAGATAAATGCAAGTTGTACGCCATCGAGTGCCTCCAGGCGCTCGCGTAAAAACTCGGCCGCCCCATCGGTCTTGGTGTAGAGGCGCCGCAGTTCAGGCAGTATGGGAAATTGCTGTTCGAGGGTAAAGTACTTGTGGTTGCCGTGACGACGGGAGCGAATTAAGCCAAACGCCTCGAGCCGCCCCAATTCTCGCTGAACCGCGCTTGCCGGCTCATCAATAGCGCGACTTACCTCCCTCAGATATACTTCCACTGAAGGTTGGCTAACGAAGTAGGTAACCAGTTTTGCGGTAACCCGTGACCGAAACAGTAGTTCAAGCATTCCCTCACCAGATCCGTTGTGTTCATGATTTGTTAACAGCTTGTTCAGTAATAGTGTACAACTTCCTGGGGTAAGTTTCCATAAGTGATATCTTCAGTAAAGGGATAGATGCTAGTTTAGGCGAGCAGCGCTGCCGCGAGTTCTTTGCCGGCTTGCTCGAGATAGCGTGCCGGGTCGTGCATGGCGGCGTCAAGCGAAGGAGCGATATCTGCTAGGGCAACGATTCTAACCGGGCCGTTTCGTTGGAACACCTCGTAGCCCGACCCAAGTCTTCCCACAACAACGGCGACCGGCACCCCTGCTTCCCGGGCGAGCTGCACCACATAGGCCGGCGCTTTGCCGTGTGCGCTTTGCCCGTCGAGCTGACCTTCTCCGGTTATAACAAGTGCAGCTTCCTCGACTTTCTCCGTCAATTTCAGCGACTCGCCGATGAGTTGCGCGCCCGGCACCAGGCGTGCGCCGAGCAATGCAACCAAGCTGGCGCCGAGACCGCCGGCGGCTCCTCCACCAGGTAGCTCAGAAACGTCGATATCAAGATCGCGCTTTACTATATGCGCAAAGTGAATTGCCCCCTGCTCGAGCGCAAAGACGGTTTGGGCATCTGCTCCCTTCTGGGGCGCAAACGCGTGCGCGGCACCGAGCGGGCCGTACAGCGGATTGTCAACATCAACCGCCACGAGAAACTCGGTGCCCCACACCCGTGGGTCGAGAGCACTTACATCGATAGCGCTGATTTTTATGAGTTCGCCGCCGCCGAAGCCGATCGGGCTTCCGTCCGCCTTTAACAGTTTGACGCCGAGCGCTTGGGCGCACCCCACACCGGCATCCACAGTTGCGCTTCCCCCGATACCGATAACGATACGCTTCGTGCCCGTATCAAGTGCCATATCGATAAGTTCGCCGGTTCCGTAGGTGGTAGTTATGAGGGGATCGCGTTTATCCGGCGGCACGAGGACAAGCCCGGATGCTTGCGCCATCTCGATTGCCGCACTGGAATCGGACAACACGGCAAAGCCGGCTTTAACGGGCTCACCTAACGGACCGGTTACAACCACATTGTGGCGCACGCCACCAACCACGGCAAGCAGCGCATCAACGGTGCCCTCGCCACCATCGGCCATCGGGGCAGTGAGGATGTCGGCGTGCGGTATGACGCTTGCTATGCCGGCCGCAAGAGCATGCGCAACCGATGTTGCGTCGAGTGTCCCTTTAAACTTATCTGGAGCGATAACGATTTTCATGGTTTTAAAGTTATTCTGGTGTCAACGTTAGATTTACAATGGTTTATATATATCTACCGGTATTACTAATAACACACTGGTACATATAAAGAAAAAGGCCCGAAACGTTTCGGGCCATAAATTGCTATTCTACTGTTACGCTTGCGTAAGAATTCCGCTTGTCTCCATCTCTTGCTCTTCGAGACGGCGTAACATTTCAGAGATCGGGATAATCTCAAATCCTCTTGCATGCAAATGATCGATTACTAGGCCAAGAGATTCAACCGTATTCTCACGGCTGGCCCCTTCGCGACGAACAAGCGCACCGCTATCGTGAAAGAGCAAAATAGCGCCGGGCCGCGCAAAACGGGTGATTCGTCGCAGAATCCGCTGTGGACTCAAGCCTCGCCAATCAACACTGCTTACTGTCCACAGAATCAGGTTGTAGCCTTCCTCGTCGACAATTACCTTGCGAACTGCGGTACTATAAATCCCCCGCGGCGGACGGAACAGTTTGGTATTAGCGCCCGTTACCTGCTCGATAATATGATTTGTCTTCCGTGTTTGTGCGAGCACCATGCGGCGCGTTGAAGGCACCATGTCTTTATGGGTGTATGTATGATTGCCGATGTCGTGCCCTTCATCGACAATACGTTTGGCGACCTCAGGGTACTTCTTAACGTGGCATCCGACTACAAAAAATGTGGCCTTGACGCCTTTTTCTTTTAAGACATCCAAAATCTTCGGCGTATATATGGGGTTCGGTCCGTCATCAAAGGTAATTGCGATGACGTTTTCATGCGGACCGCGCCGCATAATGCCATCCTGACACCCGATCCCGTGGTATTCGTAATAGCTTACCATTGCTGCAACTATTGGTATGAGCAGAAAGATACCGCCAATAAGAAGATTTAATGCATCGGCATCTCGAAACCACTCCCAAAATTCCGGTGAGCGCAGGATAGCTATTGCGAATATCCCGATGAGCGAGAGAACTATTGCGCTGGTGGCAAGCTGAATCGGTTTTCTCATTCCCATATCACCCCCAATAAATTTGGCAAACTTCTTATTTTACTAGGATGCAAACATTATTATCTGTACCCAAAGCAAATCAGCATCTATTGTACTATAAATCATGCTCGCCCTACAGTCTCTTTTTTACAAGTAGTGGAATTGCTCATGGCAGAGTTCTGAGGGGCGCATAAAAAAAGCGACGGAACTTGCGTTCCGTCGCTTACTATTTTTCAAAACGCGTTTCTTACTCGACCACTTCTGCTTCGGTCGTTTTCTCAAAACGTGATGCGAGTTTTTCCATAACCTGCGGCATAGTGGTGTATTCCATCTCATCGAGCGGCAGGCGATGCGGCTCAAACGGACCGTGTGTGCGAAAGTAATCGGCCACATTAAGTGCAAGCCTGCGGGCGTTATCGTAAGAGACGTCGCCGAGCATGTCGCGTGGCCCTACGAGCTTGCCTTTTGCAATCTGGAAGCCAAGACCGACAACGCGCGGTGGGCCGTCAAAGCGGGTTGGTGTATCTTGCGTTACCGATACCGGCATGAGTGGGCCGTGATGGCTTCCCCTCATCCAACCGGCAACCGCATGCGGGAAGGAGAACGGCTCGAGCGCCTCGCCTACGGCCGGCAGACCGCTCTGGCAGCGAATGATCATGACCGGATCATCTTTACCAACGTAACGGCCGGCAAGCTTGTAAAGTTTCTGGGTCGATGTCGCCGCTGCGGGCTCCATATCCGTCTTACGGAAGACGTTCTTAACTACATAGCGGCTCGGAGCGCCGATAAATACCAGCATCTCGTAAAGCTCTTCTGGAAGCTTGAAGAAGATGCGTGTTTCCTCGACGAGGTCGTGCACTTCAAAAACAAATCCGTCGTGCATATTCGGGTCGATAACGAGGCCGATTGTGTTAAACGGATCGGCGAATACCTTATAAATTGGGAAGTTCCATGCACCTGGCTCGGTTTTGTCGGCTAAGAATACAAGAACCGGTTCACTCTTTCTCTCTTCAAACTCCATCTCGGCACAACCAGGACCCATACCCTTGACATTGCCGGAAAACGCATCCGCTAAAAGGTCTTGACCTGCACCATACTGGCCCAGTTCTTTTGCTACCTCAGTGCATGCCTCAAATGTTTCCCATGCGAATTTGTGGACGTCAACATTGTCCATGCCGTGCTTGTGCGTCATGATAAGGGCGATGTCATCGCCAACCTTCTGGCGCGAGTAATCGATGATAAGGCCCTCTTTTTTAGCTGCTTCGAGCCTTTCCTCGGCCCTCTTAAGAAGCGCCGGGTGAACGTCACTGTGCCCAACGTAACCGCCGACATCAGCCTTAATGACGCTCAGAGTAATTTTTCCAGGCATTAATAAACCTCCTTCTAAATTTCGCTTAAATAGCGGGCAATAGGCTACTTAAGCAACCGAAACTGTTTTGTGCGCTTGCTTCAACATTGCTATCTAATTGTTGTTTAAGTGGGGTTTCCTGCTACAAGGAGAACGCAACAATGCGCCTTATTGTAGCCCAAGGTCTTACCTAGGATACAGTATAGCACACAACAACCAGCTGCGTGTCAATTGTTACAGAATTTAACCGCAAACACTATATTCCTTCTTAAGTAGCTTTTGAGCGCCAAGCCAAACGGACAGCTAAGTTAGTGTAGTAAGCGGACTATAAAGAGTACGGGACACGATTCAACCCCGCATATTTCGTTCCACAAAATTTCACAATCTAAACAAGTTTTAAAGGATTAGGGCTTCATATTTGTTTTTGGTCGGCAAGATAGAGCTGCTGCGGCTTTGGGCACACACAAAATAGCCTGTAATGGCCGGGGTTATCTTCATGATATTCCGGCAAGCGCTGCTAGCGTACAAGGGGAAACAATGGCGCAACCGGCATGGCACACCAAAGCCGTGGACGAGATTATTGCTGAGCTTAGAACGGATATCACAAGCGGTCTCCCGGAAGATGAAGCGTGGCGGCTGGAAGCATGCGGACCGAATGCGTTGCCGGAGAAAGCGCGGCCGACGGCGCTCGCCCTGTTTTTAAGCCAATTTAACGATTTCATTATATGGGTGCTTGTGGCGGCGGCATTGGTATCCGGTTTATTACTGCGCGAACTTACAGATACGCTGGCCATTGTGGCGATACTGCTCCTTAACGCCGTCCTTGGATTTACGCAGGAATATCGTGCCGAACAGGCACTGGATGCGCTCAAAAAACTCACGGCACCGCAAGCAAGGGTTGTGCGTGGCGGCGTCGAGGAACGGCTACCGGCTCGCGACCTTGTGCCCGGTGATATCATCCTCATAGAAGGCGGTGACATCGTACCGGCGGATGCGAGACTGGTATCTGCGGGCGCGCTCTTGGTCGGTGAGGCGGCGCTTACGGGTGAATCGGAAACGGCGGCAAAGACCGCAACAACCATCAGTGACCCAAATATTCCGATTGGCGATCGCGACAATATGGTGTATTTAGGAACAATCGTTTCCGCCGGGCATGGCCGGGCGGTAGTTGTTGCAACCGGATTAGCGACTGAAATGGGCAGGATAGCCGAGCTTATCCAGGGAGGGGCGGAGAGGACCCCCTTGCAAACCGAGCTTAACTCGGTTGGACGGGGAATTGCGGTCATCGTTATCGCTGTTGCCGCTATTGTTTTTGTGACCGGCCTTCTCCGGGGATTTAGTCCGGTTTTTATGTTTCTGGCTTCTGTGAGCTTGGCTGTTGCCGCAATCCCTGAAGGACTTCCTGCAATTGTCACCGTGACGTTAGCGCTGAGTGTTCAGGCTATGGCGCAACACAATGCAATCGTGCGCCGCCTCAGCGCAGTAGAAACACTCGGCGCAACCACGGTTATCTGCACAGATAAAACAGGCACGTTAACCCAAAACCGGATGACGGTCGAGCGTATTTATGTAGGCGGGCACATGTCCTCTCTCGCAGACGGACATATTACCGGCGAGGCCGCGACATCTGCTGATGATATCACTAAGTTGCTGACAATTGCTACGCTCTGTAATGATGCGCACAGAATCGGCGATGGGAAGCTTACCGGTGACCCGACAGAAACCGCGCTTATATCGTTTGCGGATGCCTTAGGGCAGAGAAAAGAACTCCTCGAAATCGAGCATCCACGTGTAGGCGAGATTCCGTTCGACTCGGAGAGAAAACGGATGACAACGATAAACCGGGATACTAACGGCTTCCTGGTGCTTACAAAAGGCGCCCCGGAGGTTGTACTTTCGCGATGCGAATACCAGCTCGTCAACGGGCATGTGCAACAGCTTTCAGCGAAAGCGCGGTCGCACATTATTGAGACCACTAGCACGCTCTCATCCGAAGGGTATCGCAATTTGGCGCTTGCCTATAAAACAATAGATGCGAAGCCTCGGGCGGCAATTGAGGCTACAGATAAGGTTGAGCGTGATCTCGTTTTTGCGGGGCTGATCAGCATGGCCGACCCTCCGCGACCGGAAGTTGCCACGGCTATTAAAACCACACAAACCGCTGGTATGCACGTCGTGATGGTCACCGGCGACCATAAGCTTACCGCAAGGGCGATCGCTGAACGAATTGGTCTTCTGGACAACAAGTATGTGCTTACCGGCGCTGAGCTTGGCGCAATGGACGTAAGTGCACTTGCCGCAACTATCGAAAATATCGCCGTGCTATCGCGCGTTAATCCGGAGGATAAGGTAAAAATTGTGCAGGCGTTTAAGCAGCGAGGAGACATCGTTGCTATGACCGGTGACGGCGTTAATGACGCGCCTGCCGTCAAAAAGGCCGACGTTGGAATTGCGATGGGTAAAGTTGGAACCGATGTCACAAAAGAGGCGTCCGATGTCATTCTCGCCGATGACAACTTCGCAACCATCGTGGCTGCTGTGCGGCAAGGACGTCTCACCTATGATAACCTGAAGAAGTTCATATTGTTTCTCCTCTCCTGCAATGCGAGTGAAGTGTTCACGGTCTTTATCGCGTTAATGATCGGATTACCGGTGCCGCTGTTGCCGGTGCAAATCCTCTTAACCAACCTCATTACCGATGGCTTCCCGGCGCTCGCGCTTGGGGTTGAACCGCCCGCCGGCGACCTCATGAGGCGCCAGCCACGCCGGATTGGCGAAGGCATTCTCTCTAGACCGCGCTTGGTTCGAGTCATTTGGCAAGGCTTTGTACTGACAATCGGCATCCTTGGCGCATTTGTCGGAGCGCTCATTGTTGAAGGCACGCCGCTTTTTTCGGGTGGAGGGATAGTGCAAACCAGCTCGCTTTCCACCGCCCAAACCGTGGCGTTTACAACCATGGTAGCAATTCAGCTTTTGCATTCACTAAACTACCGCACGGCGGCGACGACACTGTTCTCAAGAGAGGTATTTCTCAATCGCTACCTGCTCATTGCGATTGCGGGGTCGTTCGCACTACAACTCGTCATCATCTATGTGCCGTTTCTTCAATCACTCTTCAACACCCGGCCGCTCGGCGTCAATGAATGGCTCGTCGTTCTCGCCGCAATCCTGCCGGCAATGATCATCATCGATGTTACCAAGACCAGAAACAGCGTCGGTCGCTTCTAACCGGGTTGCCTTAAAAATTACGCGCACATATGGTACTGTATATTGGTTGTGTAGTCTCGGTGTAATTTATTGTTGAGTGTGCCGGGTGCCGCTCACGTTTTCATGAAGACTTTTGCCGTGTGAAAGGGAAATCATGTCACTACTAGACCTAATAGCCAACACCGTCGTGTTTGTCATTAAAGAATTCGGGTATCCTGCGGTTTTTATAGCGATGTTTTTGGAAAGCGCTTGTATCCCCATCCCGTCCGAGGTAGTGATGCCGTTCAGTGGTTTTGCGTCATCGCAGGGGGTGCTGTCGTTTTGGCCTGTGGTAGCCATAGGCGTCTTAGGGCAAACATGCGGCTCGACTATCACTTACTTTATTGGCAAAAGCGGTGGTAGAAGGCTGCTCGAGAAGTACGGTAAATATGTGCTTATAGCCACCAAAGATATTAAAAAAGCAGACGGCTGGTTTGATCGCTACGGCGAAGCCACTGTTCTCTTTACGAGAATGATGCCGGTTGTTCGCACGTTTATCTCGCTACCGGCCGGTATATCGAGAATGGGTTTTAGTAAGTTTCTCGCGTACTCCGTCATCGGCATCATCCCTTGGACTCTCATGCTGACATATGTCGGTGTCAAGATGGGACAGAACTGGGAACGGATTCGAAATGTCTTCCACGGCTTTGATTATGCGATCGTTGCCGTGTTTGCCGTTTTAGTTGCTGTGTATGTGTGGAACCACATTAAGCACGCACAAGAAGCGCCGCAGGAGCAAGAGTAGACTTCTGCTGTGACGGTCTAGGCTCGGCCATCAAGCGCGAGCTCAACGATATATGAGACCAGCTCGGGGAATTCATAACCGCCGGCACGCGCCGCATCAGGAAAGAGGCTCAGGTTCGTCATGCCGGGGATTGTGTTTATCTCGAGTACGTATGGCGTCCCGTCCCCGCCGACAATGATATCAACCCGGGAAAACCCACGGCACCCGATCGCGTTATGAGCTTTAATAGCCATTTCTTGCGCTTGTTGTTGCTGCTCTTCAGGGATACGCGCCGGGATAATGTGTTTGCTTAAGCCGGCGGTATATTTTGTTTTATAGTCATAAAAACCGGTTGTCGTCTCAACTTCCAGCGTCGGGAGCGCCTGTGGCTCGTTCCCTAGAATACCGACGGTAATCTCGGTCCCCGTAACGAATTGCTCCAACACGACTTCATCATCATATAGAAACGCAGTTTCAATCGCCCCGGCAAGCTCGCCCTCGTTGTCGACAATACTCATACCGATAGTTGAGCCCTCACACACGGGTTTAACGACAACCGGAAGGCCGACTTCGCGCATAGCTTCGGTTAGCATATCCGTGCTTAAAGAATATGCTTGCTTCGAGATTACGGAAAAGCGGGGCGTCGTAATACCTGCGGATTCGAAAATGCGCTTGGATATCGCTTTATTGATGCCGATTGCGCTTGCCAAAACGCCCGAGCCCGTATATGGCAAGTCGAGAATTTCAAGCATGCCTTGAACTGTGCCGTCTTCGCCAAAGCGCCCGTGCAGCGCTATAAAAACGACGGCGGGCTTCAACGCAAGTAGCGTCTGCCCGACACGCTCATTGAGCTCAACTTTTACCGTATCGTACCCCTTTAATATAAGGGCGTTATAGATTTGTTCGCCTGTTAAGAGCGAGATCTCGCGCTCCGCCGAGCGCCCACCCATTAAAACCGCGACTTTCTTACTCACAACAATTCCTCATCTGTAGTGCTCATATTTCCAATGGTTATCATTCCGGGTACTGCTACGATTACCTCACTACCCGGGGCCGCATAAGCGCCGGTTGGCCATGATGTGCAGCATTGATTATAGTATAGAACTATAGTGGACCTTCTCGAGAAGCACTTCTATGCTTCGCTTAAGTGGTACTCCTCGAGCTGGGATTTAATCTCATCGAGTTGCTTGCGTAAATTGCGCTCTTGCAAACCTACGACTTTTTCTACTTGGATGGCCGCTTGATCGATGCAGGCCCGGGCTTGATCGATTAGCTCGATAACTGTCGCTCGAATACCTGTCGCTCTATGTGCAATCTGGCCTCTCACCTGAGCACCTGTAAGGGGTGTTAATAAGAGCCCTATTATAGCGCCCGCCGCCAAGCCCAGGAGTAAGCCTAAACTAAATTCAGCAGCGCCAAAACGTTTATCTTCCATTTGCTTCCCTCCACAAACTGAGCATGTCCTCATCTCTATCTTAACCCAGGATGCAATATTTACAAATACTGGGCATCGAGAAACATGCCGCGCTACTTCTCGGATTCTAATATTCCCAGGATACGTTGCAGATCAACTTCCGACTTAAAGTGGATCTCCACGCGCCCCTTCTCGCCTTGCAGTTTCACTTTAACCTTGGCGGAGAGTTGCTTCGATAGATCTCTTGCTTTGATGCGATAGTGCATAGGGGTCGGTGTTGCTTTGCGTTCCTTCTCGGGATTTTGCCACAACTTTGCCAGCGCTTCGGTTTGCCGCACCGTTAAACCCCCGGCGACCACGCGCTCTGCAAGCTTGATTTGTAGTTCTTCGGTCGAAAGCGACAGGACGGTTCGCGCATGCCCTGCTTGCAACGTACCCTCAACAATCATTTGTTTAACCGCATCCGGCAGCCTTAAGAGGCGTATCATATTGGCAACAGTGCTGCGCTTTTTGCCCACCCGCTGAGCGATTTCTTCTTGTGTAAAATCGAAGTCTTCGACCAGATGATAATAGGCGGCGGCTTCCTCGAGCGCGTTGAGATCTTGCCGCTGGACATTCTCGATTATCGCAAGCTCGATCGCTTCGATGTCCGATGTCTCCCGTATAAGCGCCGGTACGGTTTCGAGACCGGCCGCTTTTGCTGCCCGCCACCTACGCTCACCAACAATAAGTTCGTACAGCGTCCCAACCGGGCGAACCACAACCGGTTGGATTAAACCGTGCTCCTTAACCGAAGACAAAAGCTCATCAAACGACTCCTCGTCGAAGGTCTTGCGCGGCTGGTTCGGGTTGGGCACGATTTTTGTAATCGGTATATCCTGAAGGCGGCCCGCTTGCTCGTCGTCGAGGAGCAGCGGGGCGCTTGCTTCGTGCGTTATGGTTGGTATCAGCGATTCGAGCCCTCTACCCAGTCCTCTTTTTTGCACGCTCCATCACTTCCCTTGCAAATTGTTGATATGCTTGTGCGCCTTTTGACTGCGCATCATAGCGATTTATCGGGACACCGAAGCTCGGTGCCTCGCTCAGACGGACCGTCCGCGGTATCACGGTATCGAACACTAGTTCGTGAAAAAACTTCTTAACTTCATCGATGACCTGTTGTGATAGGCGCGTGCGGATGTCATGCATGGTCATGAGCACACCGCCGATTTTCAAGTCCGGGTTGAGGTTGTTCTTAACCAAACGAACACTCTCAAGTAGCTTGCTTAAGCCTTCAAGCGCATAAAACTCACACTGCACCGGAATAATAAGCTCTTCGACCGCGGTAAGCGCATTCACCGTGAGAAGCCCGAGCGACGGCGGGCAGTCGATAATAATGTAATCATAATGCGACTTAATCTGCGAAATCGACCGCTTGAGCCGGTGCTCTCTCGAGAGTGCCGACACGAGCTCGATCTCAGCCCCCGCGAGCTGTACGGTAGCCGGAGCGATGAAAAGATTCTTTATCTGAGTGCGGATGATGATGGCCGAAAGCGGTTTCTCATCAACAATCACATCATACATACACGCAGGTAATGAGTCTTTATCAACACCCAGACCGCTGCTGGTATTGCCTTGAGGATCAAAATCAATAAGGAGCACCTTCTGCCCCATATCCGCAAGATACGACCCTAAGTTGACGGCGGTCGTGCTTTTACCAACGCCGCCTTTCTGGTTAACCACCGCGTAGGTAAGCCCGCTCCGCTCGCCGGAACTATCGTGCGAGGGGTAGTCGGTCGCTATGGGTTTTTCGGCTCTAATTTCTTCCTCAAGTTGTTGTAGTCGACGAGAAAATAGCCCTAATGCCATGGTTACCCTTTTCTAAGCTGCGTTTTTTCCTGCTTGTCGTGCTACTTTAGCAGCGGTCGTTTGGTCGGTATCCCGGCCTTTCGGGGATAGGTGGGCGGCGTCGATTTTTCCTTTGCGATCGATACCAAATACCGCTCTGC
This portion of the Candidatus Aquicultor sp. genome encodes:
- a CDS encoding YtxH domain-containing protein translates to MEDKRFGAAEFSLGLLLGLAAGAIIGLLLTPLTGAQVRGQIAHRATGIRATVIELIDQARACIDQAAIQVEKVVGLQERNLRKQLDEIKSQLEEYHLSEA
- a CDS encoding D-alanine--D-alanine ligase; protein product: MSKKVAVLMGGRSAEREISLLTGEQIYNALILKGYDTVKVELNERVGQTLLALKPAVVFIALHGRFGEDGTVQGMLEILDLPYTGSGVLASAIGINKAISKRIFESAGITTPRFSVISKQAYSLSTDMLTEAMREVGLPVVVKPVCEGSTIGMSIVDNEGELAGAIETAFLYDDEVVLEQFVTGTEITVGILGNEPQALPTLEVETTTGFYDYKTKYTAGLSKHIIPARIPEEQQQQAQEMAIKAHNAIGCRGFSRVDIIVGGDGTPYVLEINTIPGMTNLSLFPDAARAGGYEFPELVSYIVELALDGRA
- a CDS encoding AAA family ATPase; protein product: MALGLFSRRLQQLEEEIRAEKPIATDYPSHDSSGERSGLTYAVVNQKGGVGKSTTAVNLGSYLADMGQKVLLIDFDPQGNTSSGLGVDKDSLPACMYDVIVDEKPLSAIIIRTQIKNLFIAPATVQLAGAEIELVSALSREHRLKRSISQIKSHYDYIIIDCPPSLGLLTVNALTAVEELIIPVQCEFYALEGLSKLLESVRLVKNNLNPDLKIGGVLMTMHDIRTRLSQQVIDEVKKFFHELVFDTVIPRTVRLSEAPSFGVPINRYDAQSKGAQAYQQFAREVMERAKKRTG
- a CDS encoding ParB/RepB/Spo0J family partition protein; the encoded protein is MQKRGLGRGLESLIPTITHEASAPLLLDDEQAGRLQDIPITKIVPNPNQPRKTFDEESFDELLSSVKEHGLIQPVVVRPVGTLYELIVGERRWRAAKAAGLETVPALIRETSDIEAIELAIIENVQRQDLNALEEAAAYYHLVEDFDFTQEEIAQRVGKKRSTVANMIRLLRLPDAVKQMIVEGTLQAGHARTVLSLSTEELQIKLAERVVAGGLTVRQTEALAKLWQNPEKERKATPTPMHYRIKARDLSKQLSAKVKVKLQGEKGRVEIHFKSEVDLQRILGILESEK